The following coding sequences lie in one Spirosoma sp. KUDC1026 genomic window:
- a CDS encoding SDR family oxidoreductase has product MSAFSGKVVWITGASSGIGEAVALAMAQAGARLVLSARRDAELRRVATLTGLPSTAVLILPLDMTDRASFPEKADVVYQRFGQIDYLFLNAGITQRGPVAETDFSVYERLMDVNFFGVVALTKIVLPLMLARKSGHMVVTSSVAGKLGTKERSGYCASKHALHGFFDALRAETYASGVRVTLVCPGYIRTPISLHALNAHGESHGKMDENQEKGMLPETFAHKLLRAVSQNREEVYIGGLETYGIYLKRFFPGLLSRIVRNRRSE; this is encoded by the coding sequence ATGAGCGCGTTCTCGGGTAAGGTGGTCTGGATCACCGGCGCTTCGTCGGGTATCGGCGAGGCCGTTGCGCTGGCAATGGCTCAGGCAGGGGCCCGGCTCGTGCTGTCGGCCCGGCGGGACGCTGAACTACGACGCGTAGCTACCCTGACCGGTCTGCCTAGCACCGCCGTACTGATCCTTCCCCTAGACATGACCGATCGGGCTAGTTTTCCCGAAAAAGCAGATGTGGTCTATCAGCGATTCGGCCAGATTGATTATTTATTTCTGAACGCGGGCATTACCCAGCGGGGGCCGGTGGCAGAAACCGATTTCTCGGTCTACGAACGGCTTATGGACGTTAACTTTTTCGGGGTTGTAGCGCTAACCAAAATCGTTCTCCCGCTGATGCTGGCTCGAAAAAGCGGACACATGGTCGTCACCAGCAGCGTAGCGGGCAAGTTGGGGACCAAAGAGCGGTCAGGTTACTGCGCCAGTAAACACGCGCTGCACGGTTTTTTCGATGCGCTCCGGGCCGAAACCTATGCGTCGGGAGTTCGGGTAACTTTGGTTTGCCCTGGTTACATTCGTACCCCTATCTCCCTCCATGCGCTCAACGCCCATGGAGAGTCCCACGGCAAAATGGACGAAAATCAGGAAAAAGGGATGCTACCAGAAACATTCGCCCATAAACTACTCCGGGCTGTCAGCCAAAACCGGGAAGAAGTATACATCGGTGGACTGGAAACCTACGGCATTTACCTGAAACGCTTCTTTCCCGGCTTATTATCGCGGATTGTTCGAAACCGGAGAAGTGAATAA
- a CDS encoding IS3 family transposase has translation MKQFENQVSRTLLCQWLSVPRSVFYYQPQSGRPGARPSQVTMKRDGSWVDNQLVVVSIRQLLDVEFNALGYEYITHELKKEYLINKKKVYRLMQEHNLLLGKVIRPMGKREFVKFRRIEATKPLEYLCWDIKYVWVEGERRNYYLLSVIDVYSRKILDWLFQGSIRQIDLINLFRRINRNHELKGVILRNDNGSQFIAHSVRNFLKSSEIKQEFTHVATPEENSYIEAFHSILEHDVIERNVFDSYYEAKEMLGRYFFHYNNHRLHRSIGFVTPQQKWEEAQVIYDTTFSENLSS, from the coding sequence ATGAAACAGTTTGAAAATCAAGTAAGTCGTACCCTGTTATGCCAGTGGCTTAGTGTACCTCGGAGCGTGTTTTACTACCAACCACAATCAGGTAGACCTGGAGCACGCCCCAGCCAGGTAACCATGAAACGGGATGGATCGTGGGTAGACAACCAACTGGTCGTGGTCAGTATTCGGCAACTGCTGGATGTTGAGTTCAATGCCCTTGGCTACGAATACATCACCCACGAGTTGAAAAAAGAATACTTAATCAATAAGAAAAAGGTGTATCGACTCATGCAAGAGCATAATTTACTTCTGGGCAAAGTGATCCGACCGATGGGCAAGCGGGAATTTGTTAAATTCAGACGAATCGAAGCGACCAAGCCCTTGGAATACCTGTGCTGGGATATCAAATACGTCTGGGTAGAAGGGGAACGGCGGAATTACTATCTGTTGAGCGTCATTGATGTGTATAGCCGCAAAATTCTGGATTGGCTATTCCAAGGCAGTATTCGTCAAATCGACTTAATCAATCTTTTTCGACGAATCAACCGGAATCATGAACTGAAGGGCGTCATTTTGCGCAATGATAATGGCAGTCAATTCATTGCTCACTCGGTACGTAACTTTTTGAAAAGCTCCGAAATCAAGCAGGAATTCACTCATGTGGCCACCCCTGAAGAGAACTCGTACATTGAAGCTTTTCACAGCATTCTAGAACATGATGTGATCGAGCGCAATGTATTTGACAGCTATTATGAGGCCAAAGAAATGTTAGGGCGTTATTTTTTCCATTACAACAATCACCGTCTTCATCGTTCGATTGGTTTTGTAACACCTCAGCAGAAATGGGAGGAAGCACAGGTAATTTACGACACAACCTTTTCAGAAAATTTGTCCAGCTAA
- a CDS encoding SGNH/GDSL hydrolase family protein, whose protein sequence is MNKIITIHQIKQGVASCLGTGIAVALLAIQTQAQTPAASQAACVQITVTAVTDSPTTPTNPATPADQGTSALPVPVFSQSTGSVAFGASVNLTASALPAGAVVEYSADNGTTWTAGTQLSVTNKVDLLGRTRQNQQTSATTKASLTPYYQRMLVIGNSIMSHGAAPDLGWFNTNGMAASAPEKDFVHLLDAQLKTLYPQATYRMQSGGGFERDFGKSTYNIDEFNAILQQFKPDLIILRIGENVDEENAVSRNYEGQLRTLLTKLATYGQPVKIIATTSVWSRALADSIMRKVVSEKGYPLVELNSMIGQGQYFASQYANPGVAAHPNDAGMQRIADLIMEKIK, encoded by the coding sequence GTGAATAAAATCATCACTATTCATCAGATAAAGCAGGGGGTTGCATCCTGTCTGGGAACGGGGATAGCGGTTGCGCTTCTGGCTATCCAAACGCAGGCCCAAACCCCGGCAGCAAGCCAGGCAGCCTGTGTTCAGATTACGGTAACGGCTGTAACCGACTCCCCCACTACGCCAACCAACCCGGCTACGCCCGCCGATCAGGGAACATCGGCGCTGCCTGTTCCCGTATTCAGTCAGTCTACAGGTTCGGTAGCCTTTGGTGCGTCGGTTAATCTGACGGCGTCTGCCCTGCCTGCTGGTGCAGTCGTAGAATATTCAGCCGATAATGGAACGACCTGGACAGCAGGAACGCAGCTTTCTGTCACGAACAAAGTTGACCTGCTGGGCCGCACCCGCCAGAACCAGCAGACCTCCGCTACAACCAAAGCAAGTCTGACGCCTTATTATCAGCGAATGCTGGTTATTGGGAACAGCATCATGAGCCACGGCGCGGCTCCTGACCTCGGCTGGTTTAACACAAACGGAATGGCGGCCTCAGCACCAGAGAAAGATTTTGTCCACCTGCTGGATGCTCAGCTAAAGACCCTCTACCCCCAGGCTACGTATCGGATGCAGTCAGGGGGTGGGTTCGAGCGCGATTTCGGCAAATCAACGTACAACATTGATGAATTCAACGCCATACTTCAGCAGTTCAAACCCGATCTGATAATCCTGCGTATCGGCGAGAACGTCGACGAAGAGAACGCCGTTAGCCGGAACTACGAAGGCCAGTTACGGACGCTGCTAACCAAACTGGCGACCTATGGCCAGCCGGTGAAAATAATTGCGACGACCAGCGTCTGGTCCCGCGCCCTGGCGGATTCGATCATGCGCAAAGTTGTCAGCGAAAAAGGATATCCGCTGGTAGAATTGAACAGTATGATTGGTCAGGGGCAGTACTTTGCCAGCCAATACGCCAATCCAGGTGTAGCAGCTCACCCCAACGACGCGGGTATGCAGCGGATTGCCGACCTGATTATGGAGAAAATCAAATAA
- a CDS encoding DHA2 family efflux MFS transporter permease subunit, with protein sequence MKLGFDKWVVVLTVTTAALLQTIDSSIVNVTLNQMMGNLGASLGDISWVVTGYAAASAVMITMSGWLSAKLGRRNYFAASIILFTISSIFCGTSTNVWELVFFRVVQGIGGGGLLTTAQSILIQTFPKEDIGIANAIFGMGVIIGPSIGPTLGGYITDNLSWNWVFYINIPFGILATILTYLYIKEPAEKIAAGKMDWLALVMLIVGIGGLQIILEKGEEKDWFDSSFITIMTSAAVICLIGFIWRQLTVSQPILDLRLMRQRRFAVGTLFNFILGFGLFASVFLIPVFCQTILGFTASQTGLLLMPGSIVTGMMMPIVGGLLKKNVISPIWYAAAGFLLFFGFSFGLSNITPDAGPDYFFWPLVIRGIGMGLIFIPLTTVTLADLNPVEIPQGSALSNTIRQLGGTFGTAIMTTYISTRSVLHISRLTDNLSVYNPISVERIRQYTGLFLSKGDALASATAKAYRLLQGGAIKQAMVMTYADSFLIIGGFFLVCIPLLLLFIGKKIEASEHADMVME encoded by the coding sequence ATGAAGTTAGGCTTCGATAAATGGGTGGTTGTGCTCACCGTGACCACAGCCGCCCTGCTGCAAACCATCGACTCGTCGATCGTGAACGTAACGCTGAACCAGATGATGGGTAACCTGGGGGCCTCCCTGGGCGACATCAGCTGGGTCGTTACGGGCTACGCGGCCGCCAGTGCCGTCATGATCACGATGTCAGGCTGGCTGAGCGCCAAACTCGGTCGCCGGAATTACTTCGCGGCTTCCATTATTCTGTTCACGATCTCATCCATCTTTTGTGGTACGTCCACCAATGTCTGGGAGCTGGTGTTCTTCCGGGTGGTGCAGGGTATTGGTGGCGGTGGTCTCTTAACCACCGCCCAGTCGATCCTGATCCAGACTTTTCCCAAAGAAGATATTGGTATTGCCAACGCCATTTTCGGGATGGGGGTTATCATCGGGCCATCGATCGGCCCGACGCTGGGTGGTTATATCACCGACAACCTGTCGTGGAACTGGGTGTTCTACATCAACATTCCGTTCGGCATCCTGGCAACGATCTTAACGTACCTGTATATCAAGGAACCCGCCGAAAAAATTGCGGCCGGGAAGATGGACTGGCTCGCGCTGGTCATGCTGATCGTCGGTATTGGCGGTCTGCAGATCATCCTGGAGAAAGGCGAAGAAAAAGACTGGTTCGATTCGAGTTTCATTACGATCATGACCAGTGCCGCCGTGATCTGCCTCATCGGTTTCATCTGGCGCCAGCTGACGGTCTCTCAGCCCATTCTCGACCTGCGCCTGATGCGGCAGCGACGCTTTGCGGTGGGTACGCTGTTCAACTTCATCCTGGGCTTCGGTCTGTTTGCGTCGGTTTTCCTGATTCCTGTTTTCTGCCAGACGATTCTGGGTTTCACGGCGAGTCAAACGGGGCTGCTGCTAATGCCCGGTTCGATCGTAACGGGGATGATGATGCCAATCGTGGGGGGGTTACTCAAGAAAAACGTGATCTCGCCCATCTGGTACGCGGCTGCGGGTTTCCTGCTCTTCTTCGGTTTTAGCTTTGGTCTGTCGAACATTACGCCCGACGCGGGTCCGGATTACTTTTTCTGGCCGCTCGTTATCCGGGGAATCGGGATGGGGCTGATTTTCATCCCCCTGACGACCGTAACGCTGGCCGATCTGAATCCCGTAGAAATTCCGCAGGGGTCAGCCCTGTCGAACACGATCCGGCAGTTGGGCGGTACGTTCGGAACGGCCATCATGACGACCTACATCTCGACCCGCTCGGTGCTGCACATCTCGCGTTTGACGGATAACCTATCGGTCTACAACCCGATTTCGGTGGAGCGTATCCGCCAGTACACAGGACTGTTCCTGTCGAAGGGGGATGCGCTGGCCTCGGCCACGGCAAAGGCGTACCGGCTGCTGCAGGGCGGGGCCATTAAACAGGCCATGGTTATGACTTATGCCGATTCCTTCCTGATCATCGGTGGTTTCTTTTTGGTTTGTATTCCCCTGCTGCTGCTCTTTATCGGTAAGAAAATTGAAGCATCCGAGCATGCCGACATGGTGATGGAATAA
- a CDS encoding transposase: protein MSKLRRSFTPDDRYSIVQEAIRDGHAETCRKYNLSPSLLRKWKLKYLSKGKEGLKDSYARVDPQLRVLEEENERLKRIVAKQALELEIKSELLKKTPIHSRRS from the coding sequence ATGAGCAAATTAAGGCGGAGTTTTACTCCCGATGACCGCTATTCTATCGTCCAGGAAGCCATTCGTGACGGCCATGCCGAGACTTGTCGAAAATACAATCTATCTCCTTCGCTGCTGCGCAAGTGGAAATTGAAGTATTTGAGTAAAGGCAAAGAAGGCCTCAAAGATTCTTACGCACGCGTCGATCCCCAGCTTCGAGTGCTCGAAGAAGAAAATGAACGCCTGAAGCGGATTGTAGCAAAACAAGCTTTGGAACTGGAGATCAAAAGTGAGCTACTAAAAAAAACTCCTATTCACTCCAGGAGAAGCTAG
- a CDS encoding LD-carboxypeptidase: MLIPPFLRPGDTVGVVSPASWFPYDEISEGLRILREDWQLNVIEGRSLQAVDGPFAGNDELRRQDIQQLFDDPSVRAVFASRGGYGSYRIADGLDLTGLLAHPKWLVGFSDITVLLSLLQRHDLVSLHGIMPRQFGVPERADSLESLRQWLFGAPPTQYMTPPHPLDRPGESQGPLIGGNLTLLINSLGTPTDLDYTGAILFIEDIDETLFSLDRMMTQLRRSGRLAGLAGLVVGQFTDMRPNLSLPFGKDANQIIAEAVADYTYPVLFDFPAGHVDYNLTLPIGYDVSLSVTSTGGSLNFPNS, from the coding sequence ATGCTGATTCCTCCTTTTCTGCGCCCCGGCGATACGGTGGGCGTTGTCTCCCCGGCAAGCTGGTTCCCCTACGACGAGATAAGCGAAGGACTGCGTATTCTGCGTGAGGACTGGCAGTTAAACGTTATCGAAGGCCGGAGCCTGCAGGCCGTCGACGGACCGTTTGCCGGGAACGATGAGCTACGCCGACAGGATATCCAGCAACTGTTCGACGATCCGTCTGTGCGGGCGGTATTTGCCTCCCGGGGAGGCTACGGTTCCTACCGAATTGCCGATGGGCTTGATCTGACGGGTTTGCTGGCGCATCCCAAATGGCTGGTTGGTTTCAGTGACATAACTGTTCTGCTGAGTCTCCTGCAACGCCATGATCTGGTTAGTTTACATGGTATCATGCCCCGGCAGTTTGGTGTTCCCGAGCGGGCCGACTCGCTGGAATCACTGCGGCAGTGGCTATTTGGTGCTCCCCCTACCCAGTACATGACCCCGCCCCATCCACTTGACCGACCTGGTGAGAGCCAGGGACCGCTGATTGGCGGCAACCTGACACTGTTGATCAACTCACTGGGTACCCCTACTGACTTGGATTATACCGGCGCTATTCTGTTCATTGAAGACATTGACGAAACCCTGTTTTCGCTCGATCGGATGATGACCCAGTTGCGTCGGTCCGGGCGCCTGGCCGGGCTAGCGGGGCTGGTAGTTGGTCAGTTTACCGATATGCGCCCTAATTTGTCGCTGCCCTTCGGGAAAGACGCCAATCAGATCATCGCAGAAGCCGTAGCAGACTATACCTATCCGGTCCTCTTTGATTTTCCGGCGGGGCACGTTGATTATAACCTCACACTGCCCATCGGCTACGATGTTTCATTGTCTGTTACGTCGACAGGCGGCTCACTTAATTTTCCGAACTCATGA
- a CDS encoding MarR family winged helix-turn-helix transcriptional regulator, with amino-acid sequence MDDSVFDLGRQNSSIDAKIVAGLERLGEVFRILLWQQSRETGLSPIQIQILLFLAFHDPAKCKIGYLAAEFNLTKPTISDAVKVLAQKELVARIVDPTDSRSHSLQLTPAGQQVVDQTSGFAGVLSQLVGQLNGEHKTLLYESLFALIYGLHQRGLITVQRMCKTCLHYRYDGQIHYCGLLKIPLEADLLRLDCPEHAAL; translated from the coding sequence ATGGATGATTCTGTATTTGACTTAGGCCGGCAAAACAGCTCGATCGATGCCAAGATTGTGGCGGGGCTGGAACGACTGGGAGAAGTGTTCCGAATACTACTCTGGCAGCAGAGCCGCGAAACCGGCCTAAGTCCGATTCAGATTCAAATCCTTCTTTTTCTGGCCTTTCACGACCCGGCCAAATGCAAGATCGGGTATTTGGCCGCCGAATTCAACCTAACCAAGCCGACCATTAGTGATGCCGTGAAGGTGCTGGCTCAGAAAGAACTGGTCGCGCGGATCGTCGATCCCACCGACAGCCGTAGCCACAGCTTACAATTGACTCCAGCGGGGCAACAAGTTGTCGATCAGACGAGTGGTTTTGCGGGCGTGTTGAGCCAGTTGGTCGGGCAGTTGAACGGTGAGCATAAGACCTTGCTGTACGAAAGCTTGTTTGCGCTCATTTACGGGCTACATCAACGCGGTCTGATTACGGTGCAACGAATGTGCAAGACCTGTCTGCACTACCGATATGATGGTCAGATTCATTACTGTGGCTTACTGAAAATACCACTAGAAGCCGATTTGCTCCGGCTGGATTGCCCGGAACATGCTGCTTTGTGA